Proteins co-encoded in one Marinomonas sp. IMCC 4694 genomic window:
- the glgB gene encoding 1,4-alpha-glucan branching protein GlgB: MDFIKNALINDVLNTHCSDPFGCLGLQTHPNKRGLSLVVWQPEAQSVRVLAIDSDTLLATMKPTSDAGLFYAEWPKTTKRFHYRLEVTYHDNSTHTLVDPYQFPSTTFVDPEHHQASLYKSQGAIRARAKINNTLSIQGTRFAVYAPAARSVSVVGDVNGWDGRLHPMSSNGDGIWRLFIPDVNHGARYKFEIRSNAGDLLPHRSDPYAQRIEQFPSFASVTCFDNKHQWQDDNWVNRPIEDLYEKPMSIYELHLGSWRRKDDNQPLTYLELIDQLVPYIQEMGYTHVELLPITEYPFDGSWGYQPVGLYAVTSRFGTPEEFKALVDALHQANISVIMDWVPAHFPADSHGLGNFDGSKQYEYPDPKKGWHPEWNSLIYDFGKEHVVNYLISNAVYWLEEFHIDGLRVDAVASMLYLDYSREDGEWIPNKDGGNHNYEAIDFLRRLNETVYLNHPRCFTVAEESTAFPGVSKPTYMNGLGFGFKWNMGWMNDSLDYIKKDPIYRQHHQGELSFSMVYAFDEQFVLPISHDEVVHGKGSMITKMPGDAWQKFANLRAFSAYMYFHPGKKLNFMGNEFAQGQEWSHERSLDWHLLNTDVHKAQQALSKDLNHLYSSEASLHHDHSHQGFEWISYDDSANSILAFARKAKDSPEHSVAVINFTPMAHGDYRVGVPQAGRYQVVMNTDDAQYTGSGFVTTQTYYTQAVSSHGRQQSIELQVPPLAGVLLRWLGND; the protein is encoded by the coding sequence ATGGATTTTATAAAAAATGCCCTCATCAATGATGTTTTAAACACACATTGTTCCGACCCGTTTGGCTGCCTAGGGCTGCAAACACATCCGAACAAACGCGGTTTGTCATTGGTTGTTTGGCAACCAGAAGCCCAATCAGTGCGGGTGTTGGCGATTGATTCTGACACCCTATTGGCGACCATGAAGCCCACCTCAGACGCGGGCTTGTTTTACGCAGAATGGCCAAAGACCACAAAACGTTTTCATTACCGTCTGGAGGTTACGTATCACGACAACAGCACGCATACCTTGGTTGACCCTTACCAATTCCCCAGTACTACTTTTGTCGACCCTGAACACCACCAAGCCAGCTTGTACAAAAGCCAAGGGGCGATCCGCGCTCGCGCTAAGATAAACAACACGCTGTCGATCCAAGGCACGCGTTTCGCGGTTTACGCCCCGGCTGCGCGGTCTGTGTCTGTGGTGGGTGATGTAAACGGCTGGGATGGTCGTCTCCACCCCATGTCCAGTAACGGCGACGGCATTTGGCGTTTATTCATTCCTGATGTGAATCACGGTGCGCGCTATAAATTCGAAATTCGTTCCAACGCGGGTGATTTGTTGCCCCATCGTAGTGACCCTTATGCCCAGCGTATTGAGCAATTTCCCTCGTTTGCCAGCGTCACTTGCTTCGACAATAAGCATCAATGGCAGGATGACAACTGGGTCAATCGCCCAATCGAAGACCTGTACGAAAAGCCCATGAGCATTTACGAGCTGCACCTTGGCTCGTGGCGTCGTAAAGACGATAACCAACCACTGACGTACCTTGAACTGATCGATCAACTGGTGCCTTACATTCAAGAAATGGGTTATACCCACGTCGAGCTCTTACCGATTACCGAGTACCCGTTCGATGGCTCTTGGGGCTATCAGCCAGTGGGTCTGTACGCCGTGACCTCGCGATTTGGTACGCCGGAAGAGTTTAAAGCCCTTGTTGATGCTCTACACCAAGCCAACATCAGCGTTATTATGGATTGGGTGCCGGCACATTTTCCAGCCGACAGTCATGGATTAGGCAATTTTGATGGTTCCAAACAATACGAATACCCGGACCCAAAAAAAGGCTGGCATCCAGAATGGAACTCGCTGATTTACGACTTTGGCAAAGAGCATGTGGTCAATTATCTAATCAGTAATGCGGTATATTGGTTGGAAGAGTTCCATATTGACGGCTTGCGAGTAGATGCTGTGGCGTCCATGTTGTATTTGGATTACTCCCGTGAAGACGGTGAATGGATTCCCAACAAAGACGGCGGTAATCATAACTACGAAGCCATTGATTTTCTGCGTCGTTTAAACGAAACCGTTTACCTTAATCACCCGCGCTGCTTCACTGTTGCCGAGGAATCCACGGCGTTTCCTGGCGTGTCTAAACCGACCTACATGAACGGTTTAGGCTTTGGCTTTAAGTGGAATATGGGCTGGATGAACGACTCGCTGGACTACATTAAAAAAGACCCTATTTACCGACAGCATCATCAAGGCGAGCTGAGTTTCAGCATGGTGTACGCCTTTGATGAACAGTTCGTGTTACCGATTTCTCACGACGAAGTCGTGCACGGCAAAGGCTCCATGATCACCAAAATGCCCGGCGACGCTTGGCAAAAGTTTGCGAACTTAAGGGCGTTTTCGGCCTATATGTATTTTCATCCGGGCAAAAAGCTCAACTTCATGGGCAACGAATTTGCCCAAGGCCAAGAATGGAGCCATGAACGCTCCCTCGACTGGCATTTACTCAATACCGATGTACACAAGGCACAACAAGCCTTGTCGAAAGATTTGAATCACCTGTATTCAAGCGAAGCCAGCTTGCACCATGACCACTCTCACCAAGGGTTTGAATGGATCAGTTACGACGACAGCGCCAACAGTATTTTGGCCTTTGCCCGTAAAGCCAAAGACAGCCCAGAGCATAGCGTCGCGGTGATTAACTTTACGCCCATGGCTCATGGAGATTATCGCGTTGGCGTCCCTCAGGCAGGTCGCTATCAAGTCGTTATGAATACCGATGACGCTCAATATACCGGCAGCGGTTTTGTCACCACACAGACCTACTACACGCAGGCGGTTTCAAGCCATGGCCGTCAGCAAAGTATTGAATTGCAAGTACCGCCGTTGGCCGGTGTGTTATTGCGTTGGCTTGGTAACGACTGA
- a CDS encoding NAD(P)/FAD-dependent oxidoreductase, which produces MTENIVLSSTIAINPAFDLLIPMIRLSNIQLPLDHNDDAIQQAILSLLGITPEQLVHVNVFRRGYDARKKTNIFLIYTLDVTTTCDDALLAKFADHPQIKTTPDLDYHPVAQAPATLTERPIVIGFGPCGLLAALVLAQMGYKPIVLERGKEVRERTKDTFGFWRKKVLNTESNVQFGEGGAGTFSDGKLYSQVKDPKQYSRKVLHEFVAAGAPDEILYVSKPHIGTFKLVAMVEKMRAQIIELGGEIRFSCRVDDLHIEDGQITGVTLADGEQLHSKHIAIAIGHSARDTFEMIHKKGVYIEAKPFSVGFRIEHEQSAIDKARFGPNAGNEILGAADYKLVHHCKNGRSVYSFCMCPGGTVVAATSEEHRVVTNGMSQYSRNERNANSAIVVGIDPSDYPGGPLAGIEFQRELESLAYVMGGSNYDAPAQTVGAFLRNETPAQLGTVEPSFKPGIKLTNLADALPDFCIEAIREAIPAFNRKIKGFAFDDALLTGVETRTSAPINITRDRDRYESINTKGLYPAGEGAGYAGGIMSAAIDGIKIAEAMALSINAKTSA; this is translated from the coding sequence TTGACCGAAAATATCGTATTATCCTCGACCATAGCCATTAACCCAGCATTCGACTTATTGATTCCTATGATACGACTTTCCAATATTCAGCTTCCCCTTGACCACAATGACGACGCCATCCAACAGGCTATCTTGTCTTTACTTGGTATTACGCCCGAGCAACTGGTGCATGTTAATGTGTTCCGCCGCGGTTACGATGCCCGTAAAAAAACCAATATTTTTCTGATTTATACCCTGGACGTCACCACCACCTGCGACGACGCTTTACTCGCTAAATTTGCAGATCACCCGCAAATCAAAACCACACCGGATTTAGACTATCACCCGGTCGCGCAGGCGCCCGCAACGCTGACCGAACGCCCAATAGTGATCGGCTTTGGCCCTTGTGGTTTATTGGCGGCGTTAGTATTGGCGCAAATGGGCTACAAGCCCATCGTATTAGAGCGTGGTAAAGAAGTGCGCGAGCGCACCAAGGATACCTTTGGTTTTTGGCGTAAAAAAGTACTCAACACCGAATCCAACGTACAATTTGGTGAAGGCGGCGCTGGCACCTTTTCAGACGGCAAACTCTACAGCCAAGTGAAAGACCCAAAACAATACAGCCGAAAAGTGTTGCATGAATTTGTCGCTGCCGGTGCACCAGATGAAATTTTATACGTCAGCAAACCCCACATCGGCACCTTTAAATTGGTCGCTATGGTGGAAAAAATGCGCGCCCAAATCATCGAGCTAGGTGGAGAAATTCGCTTTAGCTGCCGTGTGGATGATTTACACATTGAAGACGGACAAATCACCGGCGTCACCTTAGCCGACGGCGAACAACTGCATTCCAAACACATCGCCATTGCCATCGGTCACAGTGCCCGCGACACTTTCGAAATGATCCACAAAAAAGGCGTTTACATCGAAGCCAAGCCTTTTTCCGTAGGCTTTCGTATCGAGCACGAACAATCAGCCATCGACAAAGCCCGTTTTGGTCCCAATGCAGGCAATGAGATTTTAGGCGCCGCTGATTACAAACTGGTTCACCATTGTAAGAACGGCCGCTCCGTTTACAGCTTCTGTATGTGCCCTGGTGGCACCGTGGTTGCCGCTACGTCAGAAGAACATCGCGTCGTGACCAATGGCATGAGCCAATATTCCCGTAACGAACGTAACGCCAACAGCGCCATTGTGGTCGGCATCGACCCATCCGATTACCCCGGCGGGCCATTAGCGGGTATTGAATTTCAAAGAGAATTAGAAAGCTTGGCGTACGTGATGGGTGGCAGTAACTACGACGCCCCTGCGCAAACCGTCGGGGCGTTTTTACGTAATGAAACCCCAGCGCAACTGGGTACGGTCGAACCGTCGTTCAAACCGGGGATCAAACTCACCAACTTAGCCGATGCTCTACCGGACTTTTGTATCGAAGCGATCCGCGAAGCCATCCCCGCATTTAACCGGAAAATCAAAGGCTTTGCCTTCGACGACGCCTTACTCACGGGCGTTGAAACTCGCACCTCGGCGCCGATTAACATTACCCGCGACCGCGACCGCTACGAAAGCATCAACACCAAAGGACTCTACCCAGCAGGCGAAGGCGCAGGCTACGCCGGCGGTATCATGTCCGCCGCCATCGACGGCATCAAAATCGCCGAAGCCATGGCATTGAGTATCAACGCTAAGACCTCGGCCTAA
- a CDS encoding glycoside hydrolase family 15 protein — protein MASDTQDKLDSLYQHIQAVILSRQHPVTGLFPASTSINNHGNYTDAWVRDNVYSIQAVWALYLAYNRASNPQKRADELELSCVKMMRGLLFAMMRQSHKVESFKHSLDPKDALHAKYDTKTGLEAVADDAWGHLQIDATSFYLLMLAQMTKAGSKMIFSRDEFNFIQNLIYYISRTYRTPDYGIWERGNKVNNGKAEINASSVGMAKAAMEALDGLNLFGDNGPEWAVIHSFADAVSRAGSVLQSLLPKESRSKEVDSAVLSIIGFPAFAVNDEKLAKRTRHEIISKLGGEYGCKRFLLDGHQSELEDQTRIYYEYDELINFEHIESEWPLFFTYLYIDRLFARDWESANYYRHKLESLMVEKDGQMLLPELYYVPQECILAEKEKPGSQKRVPNDNLPLVWAQSLFLVGKMLDEELITTDDLDPLGLHRIQYRPNKATTSMVILAQNDKVKQKLINAGCLCQTLEDIAPLQVISAEQLVQTYRHLGASDTLGLTGRPNRALNSLATSQAFNINDESFLCLSWIQNEDKDYRKIDPTLFQAHIRNELKIIADHWYYQANAVFTILIDDAMSEMKGCDELFEFIRLLQKREHDEFRVIPQSAKNAFKSGNRRSIMINTLDQQPLRTKVPLHDAPWPLSATPKAYDSAAQKTADTETLLNQLLEQPDINQAVDCLMELGRRRALMNTISNSTPAVTAYKVLTSVYFQALLTEQWRPARQLYSLLLKPSTDLATYIADITVRQRLLVIGETPETEIAIRSPLHQDVILEKLSSVSTSSIGLVICHELIAIAGTLIKVNPDFFSGVRTIRIYNLAVLCARQFDPEETAAVYDTLSHVSPSELYETLKQVLQQKHSEYTHVASNLRYHHSTDAQSKMKDVDWFDWRAEQGMITKLPESMLLQLWESLSHANTIVFGDMQSKTALDCKRALSSMTPGEDTFALLIETLTSDIHPSWYKSLIFEGLYAFIQFCQQHKNCKFEQEINLPVVVTQAALDHAKQSQVNHSEDSLTDAALDEFAQLTPNKVNQYLRWAVSKLHSHQHQNTSS, from the coding sequence ATGGCGTCTGATACGCAAGATAAGCTAGATTCTCTTTACCAACACATTCAAGCCGTCATTTTGTCCCGACAACATCCCGTTACCGGCTTGTTTCCCGCCAGTACGAGCATAAATAATCACGGTAATTATACCGACGCCTGGGTGCGAGATAATGTGTACAGCATTCAGGCGGTTTGGGCGTTGTATTTGGCGTATAACCGCGCCTCTAACCCACAAAAACGTGCCGATGAATTAGAACTTTCCTGTGTCAAAATGATGCGAGGTTTGCTGTTCGCGATGATGCGACAGTCCCACAAAGTTGAATCGTTTAAGCACAGCTTAGACCCGAAAGACGCCCTGCATGCTAAATACGATACCAAAACGGGTCTGGAAGCGGTCGCTGACGATGCCTGGGGGCATTTACAAATCGACGCCACCAGCTTTTACCTGCTGATGCTGGCACAAATGACCAAAGCCGGGAGTAAAATGATTTTTTCCCGCGATGAGTTTAACTTCATTCAGAATCTTATTTACTACATTTCACGTACCTATCGCACGCCAGATTACGGTATTTGGGAACGGGGTAATAAAGTTAATAACGGCAAAGCTGAGATCAATGCCAGCTCTGTGGGAATGGCAAAAGCCGCCATGGAAGCGCTGGATGGGTTAAATTTGTTCGGTGACAATGGGCCTGAATGGGCGGTGATTCACTCCTTCGCAGACGCGGTTTCACGCGCTGGGTCTGTGCTGCAATCGTTACTGCCCAAAGAGTCTCGCTCAAAAGAAGTCGACAGCGCGGTATTGAGCATTATTGGCTTCCCTGCGTTTGCGGTGAACGATGAGAAACTCGCCAAACGCACCCGTCATGAAATCATCAGTAAATTGGGCGGTGAATATGGCTGCAAACGCTTCTTACTCGATGGACACCAGTCGGAACTCGAAGACCAAACGCGTATTTATTATGAGTACGATGAACTGATTAACTTTGAGCACATCGAGTCAGAATGGCCGCTGTTTTTTACGTATTTGTATATAGATCGATTATTCGCAAGAGACTGGGAAAGTGCGAACTATTATCGCCATAAATTAGAGTCTTTGATGGTCGAGAAAGACGGTCAAATGCTGCTGCCAGAATTGTATTACGTGCCGCAAGAATGCATTTTGGCAGAAAAAGAAAAGCCCGGATCACAAAAACGGGTACCCAATGACAACTTGCCTCTGGTCTGGGCGCAAAGCTTGTTCTTAGTCGGAAAAATGCTCGATGAAGAGCTGATCACCACCGACGATTTAGACCCTCTTGGTTTGCACCGAATTCAATATCGCCCTAATAAAGCCACCACATCTATGGTGATTTTGGCGCAAAACGACAAGGTAAAACAGAAGTTGATCAATGCCGGTTGCTTGTGTCAGACGCTGGAAGACATCGCGCCACTCCAAGTCATCAGTGCGGAACAATTGGTCCAGACGTACCGTCACCTTGGCGCATCGGATACCTTGGGGCTGACTGGCCGACCAAACCGTGCGTTAAACAGCCTAGCGACGTCGCAAGCCTTTAACATCAATGATGAAAGCTTTTTGTGCTTGTCATGGATTCAAAACGAAGACAAAGATTACCGTAAAATCGACCCGACTCTTTTTCAAGCCCACATTCGTAACGAATTAAAGATCATTGCGGACCATTGGTATTATCAGGCTAATGCGGTGTTCACCATTTTGATTGATGACGCCATGAGTGAAATGAAAGGCTGCGATGAGTTATTTGAATTTATTCGTTTGTTGCAAAAACGCGAGCACGACGAGTTTCGTGTAATTCCCCAGTCGGCTAAAAATGCGTTTAAATCGGGCAACCGTCGATCGATTATGATCAACACTCTGGATCAGCAACCGCTGCGCACCAAAGTGCCACTGCACGATGCACCTTGGCCGTTGTCTGCAACACCCAAAGCCTACGATTCCGCGGCGCAAAAAACCGCAGACACAGAAACGCTGTTAAACCAGCTGCTTGAGCAACCTGATATAAATCAAGCGGTTGATTGCTTGATGGAGCTAGGGCGTCGCCGCGCCCTAATGAACACCATCTCGAATTCAACGCCAGCCGTCACGGCGTACAAAGTATTAACCAGTGTGTATTTTCAGGCGCTTCTGACCGAACAATGGCGCCCAGCGCGTCAGCTTTATTCATTACTGCTGAAGCCCTCTACCGACTTGGCGACCTACATCGCAGATATAACGGTTCGTCAGCGACTGTTGGTGATTGGTGAAACCCCCGAAACCGAAATAGCCATTCGTTCTCCGCTTCATCAAGATGTGATTTTAGAAAAATTAAGCAGTGTGTCCACGTCGTCTATCGGGCTGGTTATTTGCCATGAGTTGATCGCCATTGCCGGAACGCTGATAAAAGTCAACCCAGATTTCTTCTCGGGGGTGCGCACTATTCGAATTTATAACCTTGCTGTGTTGTGCGCTCGCCAGTTTGACCCTGAAGAAACCGCCGCGGTTTACGATACCTTATCTCACGTATCACCCAGTGAGCTTTACGAAACGCTCAAACAAGTGTTACAACAAAAGCACAGTGAATATACGCATGTTGCGAGTAATTTACGCTACCACCACAGCACAGATGCCCAAAGCAAAATGAAAGATGTAGACTGGTTTGATTGGCGTGCCGAACAGGGCATGATAACCAAGCTGCCTGAATCTATGCTATTGCAGCTTTGGGAAAGTTTAAGCCATGCCAACACCATTGTATTTGGTGACATGCAAAGTAAAACGGCGCTGGATTGCAAGCGCGCCCTAAGCTCCATGACACCAGGTGAAGATACGTTCGCGCTACTAATAGAAACGCTAACCTCTGACATTCACCCTAGCTGGTATAAGAGCCTTATTTTTGAAGGTCTTTACGCGTTTATCCAGTTTTGTCAGCAACATAAAAATTGCAAATTTGAACAAGAAATTAATTTACCTGTTGTAGTCACACAAGCTGCTTTAGACCATGCTAAACAGTCTCAAGTCAATCACTCTGAAGACAGCTTAACGGACGCCGCGCTGGATGAATTTGCCCAATTAACACCCAACAAAGTCAATCAATATTTACGTTGGGCTGTGAGCAAACTACACAGTCATCAGCACCAAAATACATCGAGTTAA
- a CDS encoding YqaA family protein — MDYLFLFAASFLSATLLPFGSEALLLYYANDESLSLVFLGCWASMGNTLGGLTNWWLGRYLVRYEHKRWFPVNPSGRAKAARFFNRYGVYSLLFTWLPIVGDGIALISGVLRTPLKYFLPLVFIGKAARYALVLWGQQVILLNGNLLP, encoded by the coding sequence TTGGACTATCTTTTTCTCTTTGCGGCGTCTTTTTTATCGGCGACGCTGTTACCTTTTGGCTCAGAAGCGTTGCTCTTGTATTACGCCAATGATGAGAGCCTATCCTTAGTGTTTTTAGGGTGTTGGGCCAGCATGGGCAACACGCTTGGCGGGCTGACGAATTGGTGGTTGGGCCGATATTTAGTGCGTTATGAACACAAGAGGTGGTTTCCTGTAAACCCCAGCGGACGAGCAAAGGCGGCACGTTTTTTTAACCGTTATGGTGTTTACAGCTTATTATTCACTTGGCTGCCTATTGTTGGAGATGGGATTGCTTTAATATCGGGTGTATTACGAACGCCCTTGAAGTACTTTTTACCCTTGGTTTTTATTGGTAAAGCGGCGCGTTATGCCTTAGTTTTATGGGGTCAGCAGGTTATCTTACTCAATGGCAACCTTCTACCCTAA
- the glgX gene encoding glycogen debranching protein GlgX yields MTTTDHAISTGSPFPLGATVTQSGVNFAVVSEDASQLYLCLFDMSGNEQTRLPFTQKHRGIWHMEVLGLTEGQHYGLRAEGAFEPAQQQVFNRHKLLIDPYTKDLSGKLVWHPDQAALTQDNQPNVVDSADCVPKSIVRTIQSSPDRPKRVRISPTSRALYELHVKGFSQNLPIADALKGTYLGVISAPGIAHLQSLNITTIQLMPCFSFMNERHLQPLKLNNYWGYNPASFFAPEPSYAQQDAVVEFQLMIDGLRQAGFEVILDVVYNHTAESELNQSSVCFRGLDNARYYRHQHGDYLNYTGCGNCIDTFSPSSIRLICDSMRYWVEIMGVDGFRFDLGVDLGRTDHEFTPNAPLLQAILQDPILSTTCLVMEPWDIGPNGYQVGQFPKGFLECNDQYRDTIRRFWRGDKGAVPEFATRFMGSRDYFHKGQKSALHSVNYITYHDGYTMKDLVSYHQRHNMANMENNRDGHGDNISQNFGIEGETSDQNIQAQRLNQQLCFMATLLLSQGTPHILGGDELSHSQQGNNNAYCQDNDLTWLTWQASQARTELQHTISTLMSLRKRYPILANLHLDDDTLYQHTDADHIEWLNEQGVPMTGANWSDKNRHFIALTLTSADLLARFWIVFYNSDTPINATLPSDPKHLKALYQTPGMAIENNQLNCAYRGVFIGQIG; encoded by the coding sequence ATGACGACAACAGACCACGCAATATCAACCGGCTCACCCTTTCCTCTTGGCGCAACGGTGACGCAGAGCGGCGTCAACTTCGCTGTGGTGTCCGAAGACGCAAGCCAGTTGTATTTGTGCCTGTTTGATATGAGTGGTAATGAGCAAACCCGTTTGCCTTTTACACAAAAACACCGTGGTATATGGCACATGGAAGTGCTGGGGCTCACCGAAGGACAGCATTATGGGCTGCGCGCCGAAGGCGCTTTTGAACCAGCGCAACAGCAGGTGTTCAATCGTCATAAACTCTTAATCGACCCTTATACGAAAGACCTCAGTGGTAAATTGGTCTGGCATCCGGATCAAGCCGCCCTCACTCAAGACAACCAGCCCAACGTCGTTGATTCAGCTGATTGCGTGCCTAAATCCATTGTACGAACGATTCAATCATCACCCGATCGCCCTAAACGTGTGCGTATTTCGCCCACCAGCCGTGCCTTGTATGAATTGCATGTTAAAGGTTTCAGCCAGAACTTGCCCATTGCCGATGCATTGAAAGGCACCTATTTGGGCGTGATCTCTGCTCCCGGTATCGCGCACTTACAAAGCCTGAACATCACCACCATTCAGCTGATGCCATGTTTTAGTTTTATGAATGAACGGCATTTACAGCCATTAAAATTGAACAATTATTGGGGCTACAACCCAGCAAGTTTCTTTGCACCTGAGCCTTCTTATGCACAACAAGATGCTGTGGTGGAGTTTCAACTTATGATAGACGGCCTTCGCCAAGCGGGTTTCGAAGTCATTTTAGATGTGGTGTATAACCACACAGCCGAAAGCGAGCTCAACCAGTCGAGTGTGTGTTTTCGAGGGCTCGACAACGCGCGTTATTACCGCCATCAGCACGGTGACTATTTGAATTACACCGGCTGTGGCAATTGCATCGACACCTTCAGCCCGAGCAGTATTCGCCTGATTTGCGACAGCATGCGCTACTGGGTAGAGATCATGGGCGTTGACGGTTTTCGTTTTGATCTGGGCGTAGATTTAGGGCGTACCGATCATGAATTCACGCCAAATGCGCCTTTACTGCAAGCCATTCTACAAGACCCTATTTTAAGCACGACTTGTTTGGTGATGGAGCCTTGGGACATTGGTCCAAATGGCTATCAAGTGGGGCAATTCCCTAAAGGCTTTTTAGAATGCAACGACCAATACCGCGACACGATTCGCCGTTTTTGGCGAGGTGATAAGGGCGCGGTGCCAGAATTCGCCACACGTTTTATGGGATCTCGGGATTACTTCCATAAAGGCCAAAAAAGCGCTTTGCATTCCGTGAATTACATCACCTATCACGATGGCTACACCATGAAAGACCTAGTGTCTTATCACCAACGTCACAACATGGCGAACATGGAAAACAACCGCGATGGCCACGGGGACAACATCAGTCAAAACTTTGGCATCGAAGGGGAAACAAGTGATCAGAATATTCAGGCACAGCGTTTAAATCAGCAGCTTTGTTTTATGGCCACGCTGTTGTTAAGCCAAGGCACGCCGCATATTCTTGGCGGGGATGAGCTGTCTCACTCACAACAAGGTAACAACAACGCCTATTGCCAAGACAACGATCTCACCTGGCTCACTTGGCAAGCAAGCCAAGCTCGCACTGAGCTGCAACATACCATCTCGACCCTTATGTCGTTGCGCAAACGCTACCCTATTTTGGCGAACCTTCACCTTGATGATGACACCTTGTACCAGCATACCGATGCCGACCACATTGAATGGTTAAACGAACAGGGTGTCCCCATGACAGGGGCAAACTGGTCCGACAAAAATCGCCACTTTATCGCCCTAACCCTCACGTCAGCGGATCTTTTGGCACGCTTTTGGATCGTCTTTTATAACAGCGACACGCCAATTAACGCCACCCTACCAAGCGACCCAAAACACCTAAAAGCTCTCTATCAAACACCCGGTATGGCAATAGAAAACAACCAACTCAACTGCGCCTATCGTGGTGTATTTATTGGACAGATTGGCTAA
- a CDS encoding SPOR domain-containing protein encodes MTMSKTLILVMAGVSLGACSSMDEKNTFMTYGDLQDKVRSHDEQWQTVQTKLDRIDALEAEIASLKQNGGPQNSPLFGSEASAITDSPLNDSSLNNASGLVASNENMPSINVAPVVLSAPIQEPRSAEPMVAMAVQENTPAKTAAPVPVSSEVQSGVQLASYANRDEAARGWRIVQSANPTAFDGLVPLVNSKNINGRTMYQLKVGPFINKSFSKDFCNMLKQKGGDCLVTQYNGETL; translated from the coding sequence ATGACAATGTCAAAAACACTGATATTAGTGATGGCAGGGGTGTCATTAGGCGCTTGCTCATCAATGGACGAAAAAAACACCTTCATGACCTATGGGGACCTGCAAGACAAAGTTCGATCACATGACGAGCAATGGCAAACAGTGCAAACAAAATTGGATCGTATCGACGCCTTGGAAGCTGAAATAGCCAGCTTGAAGCAAAATGGCGGGCCACAAAACTCACCGCTATTTGGCTCGGAAGCCTCTGCTATAACCGATTCACCCTTGAATGATTCCTCACTCAACAACGCCTCCGGTTTGGTGGCCAGCAATGAAAATATGCCCTCTATCAACGTGGCTCCCGTGGTGTTGTCGGCGCCCATTCAAGAGCCCCGGTCCGCTGAACCAATGGTGGCCATGGCGGTGCAAGAAAACACCCCAGCCAAAACCGCCGCACCAGTGCCAGTGTCCTCAGAGGTTCAGTCTGGCGTGCAATTGGCGTCTTATGCCAATCGTGATGAAGCCGCACGCGGATGGCGAATAGTGCAAAGCGCCAATCCAACCGCGTTTGACGGCTTAGTGCCGTTAGTAAACTCAAAAAACATCAACGGCCGAACCATGTACCAGCTCAAAGTTGGACCTTTTATCAACAAATCCTTCAGCAAAGATTTTTGCAACATGCTCAAGCAAAAAGGCGGCGATTGCCTAGTGACCCAATACAACGGCGAAACCCTGTAG